From a single Methylosinus sp. H3A genomic region:
- a CDS encoding MFS transporter → MTTQLDDALDPRPSHPASAVGNGLILTAIILLALNLRPVIAGLGPLLDLIESSTGLTSAEAGLLTTLPVFLLGLGAFAGGRLRRRFGTKRIIALGIATIALACASRAVWNDASGMLSTAAGAGLGVAVIQALLPGVIKERFGAGVGRAMGLYTTAIMGGAALAAASAPGLARALDWPGALAVWALPAVVATIGWLALPLASRTTEATPDDIHDPLWRKGRAWTLMLFFGIGTGAYTLVLAWLPPYYMSLGQSREMSGYLLAAVTVAEVVAGLGVSAVIGRFPDRRAPLVAVLLCIFAGLVCLVASPLSLATPAALLLGLGIGALFPLSLIVTLDHVDDPVRAGELAAFVQGGGYIVASLAPFLAGAIRDRFADLSGAWEAMAVAILLSIAIASRFSPGDYRRLSRD, encoded by the coding sequence ATGACTACACAATTAGATGACGCCCTGGACCCGCGTCCGTCCCATCCGGCGAGCGCGGTCGGCAATGGCCTGATCCTGACCGCGATCATCCTGCTCGCGCTCAATCTCCGCCCGGTCATTGCAGGACTGGGACCACTGCTCGATCTCATCGAAAGCTCCACCGGGCTGACTTCGGCCGAAGCGGGGCTTCTCACCACGCTGCCTGTTTTTCTCCTGGGGCTCGGCGCCTTCGCCGGCGGGCGCCTGCGGCGGCGCTTCGGAACGAAGCGCATCATTGCTCTGGGAATAGCGACGATCGCTCTGGCCTGCGCGAGCCGGGCGGTTTGGAACGACGCATCCGGAATGTTGTCGACGGCCGCCGGCGCCGGATTGGGCGTCGCCGTCATCCAGGCGCTTCTGCCCGGCGTCATCAAGGAGCGCTTCGGCGCCGGCGTCGGGCGCGCCATGGGACTCTACACCACCGCCATAATGGGCGGCGCCGCACTTGCCGCGGCGTCGGCGCCCGGACTGGCGAGAGCGCTCGACTGGCCCGGCGCCCTCGCGGTCTGGGCGCTTCCGGCCGTTGTCGCGACGATCGGCTGGCTGGCGCTGCCGCTCGCGTCACGAACGACCGAGGCGACGCCCGATGACATACACGATCCGCTCTGGCGCAAGGGCCGCGCCTGGACATTGATGTTGTTCTTCGGGATCGGCACCGGCGCTTACACGCTGGTTCTCGCCTGGCTGCCGCCCTATTACATGAGCCTCGGCCAGAGCCGCGAGATGAGCGGCTATCTGCTCGCCGCCGTCACCGTTGCGGAGGTCGTGGCGGGTCTCGGCGTTTCCGCCGTCATCGGCCGCTTTCCCGATCGCCGCGCGCCGCTCGTCGCCGTGCTGCTCTGCATATTCGCAGGCCTCGTCTGTCTCGTCGCCTCGCCGCTGTCTCTGGCGACGCCGGCCGCGCTGCTGCTCGGACTCGGCATTGGCGCATTGTTTCCGCTGTCGCTGATCGTCACGCTGGATCATGTCGACGATCCCGTCCGCGCCGGCGAACTAGCGGCCTTCGTCCAAGGCGGCGGCTATATCGTCGCGAGCCTCGCGCCGTTTCTCGCAGGCGCGATAAGGGATCGCTTTGCCGATCTTTCCGGAGCCTGGGAAGCGATGGCGGTCGCGATTCTTCTCTCGATCGCGATCGCCAGCCGGTTCTCGCCGGGCGACTACCGGCGACTATCCCGCGATTGA
- a CDS encoding MarR family winged helix-turn-helix transcriptional regulator, which yields MSNADRSEDRAAIAARQWRSERPDLDSFPMEAVGRLLELAQLIVRDRLNPVFVRFGLQNGEFDVLATLRRSGPPYALTPTALYEATMISSGGMTARIDRLEKAGHVRRVKHPTDRRGTLVALSDEGKSLIDDALSIHVQTERTILAALSDDEQKTLDRLLAKLLARVEGE from the coding sequence ATGTCGAATGCCGATAGGTCAGAGGACCGCGCGGCGATCGCCGCCCGCCAATGGCGGAGCGAACGGCCGGATCTGGATTCATTCCCGATGGAGGCGGTGGGCCGGCTGCTCGAGTTGGCGCAGCTCATCGTCCGCGACCGGCTCAACCCTGTGTTCGTCCGCTTCGGACTACAGAATGGCGAGTTCGATGTCCTGGCGACGCTGCGCCGATCGGGTCCGCCTTACGCCTTGACGCCCACGGCGCTCTATGAGGCGACGATGATTTCGTCGGGCGGCATGACCGCGCGCATCGACCGGCTGGAAAAGGCCGGCCATGTCCGGCGCGTCAAACACCCGACGGATCGGCGCGGCACGTTGGTGGCTCTGTCCGACGAAGGCAAGTCGCTGATCGACGACGCCCTATCGATTCATGTCCAGACCGAGCGGACGATACTGGCGGCGCTGAGCGATGACGAGCAGAAGACGCTCGATCGTCTGCTCGCCAAGCTGCTCGCCCGCGTTGAAGGCGAGTGA